In the Engystomops pustulosus chromosome 2, aEngPut4.maternal, whole genome shotgun sequence genome, one interval contains:
- the PRCP gene encoding lysosomal Pro-X carboxypeptidase yields the protein MASRWLAGCVLLLSCILGFVVPSPPTYQTYYFDQKIDHFGFYEDSTFKQRYLVSDTHWRKPGGPILFYTGNEGDIALFSNNTGFMWDIAEEFGAMLVFAEHRYYGESLPFGNLSYSDPKYLNYLTSEQALADFALLIRFLKERSEARDSAVIAIGGSYGGMLAAWMRMKYPHVVVGALAASAPIWQFEELVPCNLYYQIVTNDFKKSGPGCAESINKTWSALNRMFESDEGIRWLSGTFRLCAPLKSQDDAAGFKNWLSETWVNLAMVDYPYPADFLMPLPAWPIKEVCKYLRNPNLDDKQLLQNLFQAINVYYNYTGNTQCLNTSQTAVGSLDDLGWSYQACTEMVMPFCSDGITDMFEPQTWNFEAFSDDCYKQWGIRPRPKWITSVYGGKNIHAASNIIFSNGDLDPWSAGGVKQSLSDSLVAILIADGAHHLDLRSNDPNDPKSVIEARALEVAYMKKWIKQHSQQVNGI from the exons ATCGACCATTTTGGGTTTTATGAAGACTCCACCTTCAAGCAGCGTTACCTTGTCTCTGATACCCACTGGAGAAAGCCCGGGGGTCCAATCCTCTTCTATACTGGCAATGAAGGAGACATCGCCTTGTTCAGCaataataca GGATTTATGTGGGATATAGCGGAAGAGTTCGGAGCCATGTTGGTATTTGCAGAGCACCGCTACTATGGGGAATCTTTGCCCTTCGGTAACCTGTCGTATAGT GATCCCAAATACTTGAATTACCTGACCTCTGAGCAGgctctggcagactttgcacttCTAATCCGCTTTCTCAAGGAAAGGTCGGAGGCCAGGGATAGCGCAGTGATCGCCATCGGGGGCTCGTATGGGGGGATGCTGGCGGCCTGGATGAGAATGAAGTATCCTCACGTTGTAGTGGG GGCCCTTGCAGCTTCCGCCCCCATCTGGCAATTTGAAGAATTGGTTCCCTGTAATCTGTATTATCAGATCGTGACAAACGACTTTAAGAAAAGTGGACCAGGGTGTGCCGAGAGTATCAACAAGACTTGGTCAGCTTTAAATCGCATGTTTGAAAGTG ATGAAGGTATCAGATGGCTGTCAGGCACATTTCGCCTTTGTGCTCCGCTTAAGTCCCAGGATGACGCCGCAGGATTTAAGAACTGGTTAAGTGAGACCTGGGTGAACCTGGCAATGGTGGACTATCCGTACCCGGCTGATTTCCTGATGCCTTTGCCGGCCTGGCCTATCAAG gaagTCTGCAAGTATTTGAGGAATCCAAACCTTGACGAcaaacagctgctgcagaacctcttccaAGCAATAAATGTCTATTATAACTACACCGGAAACACCCAGTGTCTCAACACCTCGCAGACGGCTGTCGGGAGCCTGGATGACCTCGGCTGGAGTTATCAG GCCTGCACAGAGATGGTGATGCCCTTCTGCTCTGATGGGATCACGGACATGTTTGAGCCTCAGACATGGAATTTTGAGGCTTTTTCAGACGATTGTTATAAACAGTGGGGTATCCGGCCTCGTCCTAAGTGGATCACGTCTGTGTATGGTGGAAAGAACATTCATGCCGCTAGTAACATCATCTTCAG TAATGGTGACCTGGATCCGTGGTCCGCTGGTGGCGTGAAGCAGAGCCTTAGCGACTCCCTAGTTGCCATCCTCATTGCTGATGGGGCTCATCACCTGGACCTCCGCTCCAATGACCCCAATGACCCCAAATCCGTGATTGAAGCTCGGGCCTTGGAAGTGGCCTATATGAAGAAGTGGATAAAACAGCACAGTCAGCAAGTGAATGGAATTTAA